In Silene latifolia isolate original U9 population chromosome X, ASM4854445v1, whole genome shotgun sequence, the following proteins share a genomic window:
- the LOC141621901 gene encoding uncharacterized protein LOC141621901, which yields MISFIVSEQYKATEEINVQLPINDETTSSLLRNNGDDEANMGHECPSLVVATEEVNVQIPINSIGGDGTRESAKRSRRNDKSGSVEGLDYIRRSGRRAVKNTVDISWNHQTMLRVERDHMIENDSQMVAQIGSRSPEENEEYQETVAVNVQMPVNDDSTTPLSQNRDDDEANKARDCPELVVATDYDSEDKNASPCSMTKTDMRLVSFRFKGKLFTFTISRIFRTRLCSICVRCIDAIEANHSDEDQTTRSSNELESGMVATETLESSLALELYGPSNEEKWPEKSSTPSKKDETTFQDVNEKPDVIPGDSTPAGNASDDRIQTRR from the exons ATGATCTCGTTTATTGTTTCAGAACAATATAAAGCAACCGAAGAAATTAATGTTCAACTACCAATAAATGATGAGACTACATCATCTTTGCTGCGAAACAATGGGGATGATGAAGCCAACATGGGTCATGAGTGTCCTAGCTTGGTTGTAGCAACTGAAGAAGTTAATGTTCAAATACCAATAAATAGCATTGGTGGTGATGGAACCAGGGAAAGTGCTAAAAGAAGCCGTAGGAATGACAAGAGTGGCAGTGTTGAAGGATTAGATTATATCAGAAGGTCTGGTAGACGAGCAGTGAAGAACACGGTTGATATTTCGTGGAATCATCAAACGATGCTTCGTGTTGAGCGAgatcacatgattgagaatgacTCCCAAATGGTGGCTCAGATTGGCAGTAGAAGCCCGGAAGAAAATG AAGAATATCAGGAAACTGTAGCCGTAAATGTTCAAATGCCAGTCAATGATGATAGCACAACACCTTTGTCGCAAAATAGGGATGATGATGAAGCCAACAAGGCTCGAGACTGCCCTGAATTGGTTGTCGCAACTGACTATGATTCTGAAGACAAAAATGCATCTCCTTGCTCAATGACAAAGACAGATATGCGGTTAGTATCCTTCCGTTTTAAGGGAAAACTTTTCACTTTCACCATTTCGCGTATATTTAGAACCCGACTCTGCTCAATTTGTGTGCGATGCATAGATGCAATTGAAGCAAATCACAGTGATGAAGATCAAACTACCAGGTCATCAAATGAGCTAGAGAGTGGCATGGTGGCCACTGAGACTCTTGAAAGTAGCCTGGCACTTGAACTTTATGGTCCAAGCAATGAGGAAAAGTGGCCTGAAAAATCTTCGACTCCAAGCAAGAAGGATGAGACTACTTTCCAGGATGTCAATGAGAAACCTGATGTTATACCAGGAGATTCCACCCCAGCTGGCAATGCTTCGGATGACAGAATCCAAACACGAAGGTAA
- the LOC141618087 gene encoding NADH--cytochrome b5 reductase 1-like: MDGLQLQYHRTGMLSIVVAIVAISVGTAYYFYLSRKPKRCLDPEKFKEFKLIKRTELSHNVAKFRFELPTTTSVLGLPIGQHISCRGKDVNGEYAIKPYTPTTLDSDVGYFELVIKMYPQGRMSHHFREMCEGDYLAVKGPKGRFKYKLGQVRAFGMLAGGTGITPMFQVTREILENSSDKTKVHLVYANVTYEDILLKEELDGFARDYSDRFSVYYVLNEPPEEWSGGVGFISWEMIQAHCPEPASDIKILRCGPPAMNKAMATHLETLGYSSNMQFQF, translated from the exons ATGGATGGCTTGCAGTTGCAGTATCACAGAACAGGAATGTTAAGCATTGTTGTGGCTATTGTAGCCATTAGTGTAGGCACTGCTTATTATTTCTATCTCTCCAGGAAACCCAAAC GTTGTTTGGACCCTGAGAAGTTCAAAGAATTTAAGCTAATAAAGCGCACAGAATTGAGCCACAATGTTGCGAAATTCCGATTTGAACTTCCTACTACTACTTCTGTTTTAGGTCTTCCAATTGGACAACATATCAGTTGTAG GGGAAAGGATGTTAATGGTGAATACGCGATCAAACCATATACACCGACTACATTAGACTCTGATGTCGGGTACTTTGAGCTAGTTATAAAG ATGTACCCGCAAGGAAGAATGTCTCATCATTTCCGCGAAATGTGTGAGGGTGATTACCTTGCTGTGAAGGGCCCTAAG ggaCGCTTCAAGTATAAGCTAGGGCAAGTTAGAGCTTTCGGTATGCTTGCTGGAGGTACAGGAATCACTCCAATGTTCCAA GTGACTAGAGAGATATTAGAGAATTCAAGTGACAAGACCAAGGTTCATCTCGTCTATGCAAATGTCACCTATGAGGATATACTTTTGAAG GAAGAGTTAGATGGGTTTGCTCGCGACTACTCTGATCGTTTTTCCGTATACTATGTCTTGAATGAG CCACCAGAAGAGTGGAGTGGTGGAGTGGGATTCATCTCCTGGGAAATGATACAAGCTCATTGTCCTGAACCTGCCTCCGATATTAAG ATATTGAGATGTGGACCACCAGCAATGAACAAGGCCATGGCTACTCACCTTGAAACTTTAGGATACTCCTCTAACATGCAATTTCAGTTCTGA